A window of the Gemmatirosa kalamazoonensis genome harbors these coding sequences:
- a CDS encoding WD40/YVTN/BNR-like repeat-containing protein: MTTPPDLPGVSRRDFVLRAGQLGAALSLLGPRVTRALGSHSAPDAPPTAAELARLYGGLRWRMLGPFRGGRVDAVSGVPGRPHEFYFGHVNGGVWKTVDGGRTWDPVFDDQPVPSIGALAVAPSAPDVVYVGTGESTLRDSAGYGNGVYKSTDAGRTWTHLGLDDTQHIGKIAIDPRDPNVAFVAAIGHLYAANPTRGVFRTRDGGRTWEKVLYKGPDVGAVEVVIDPTDSRVVYAGLWNTRRPPWYTYAPTNGPGGGIFKSTDGGSTWTQLTNGLPAQGIGRTGIAVSPTNPRRVYAVVDCLVPDPNASAPAAPNAPGAAPQPPGQGGFFRSDDAGATWTKLSGDTALWGRGWYFEKVTVDPKDPDTVYVPNVAVNRSMDGGHTWQVLRGSPGGDDYHQFWVSPDDPNTAIVASDQGAVITRQARAADPREVTWTSWLNQPTAQLYHLSVDYRFPYWVTGAQQDSGAVAVRSRGKFAEISTRDWEPIGAGGESGYTAGDPLHPGIIFGGMGGRYDLAQNVPINGTVPPRADETMRADWTQPLVFSKADPHALYYGSQFVFKTTDGAKSWTRISPDLTRPEGPPPPNLDETAAKHVDRNGKRGVVYTIAPSPLRAPLVWAGTDDGRIHVTSDDGATWQDVTPKAVSAWSRVTMIDASHFDAGTAYASVDRHQLQDFAPYVYRTRDGGKTWQRITNGLPAEGWVHTVKEDRVRRGLLFCGTERALFVSFDDGEQWLPLQLNLPTTSMRDLEIYEDDLIVATHGRGFWVIDDIAPLRQFDPALLSADAFLFKPSDAINYVATSDNGTPLQKDEPQAANPPNGVAIDYWLRAAAAAPVTLEIVDSTGSVVRAYGTNVPPTPGAGGRGGAGGIPNTSPLWRPAPEPFATSAGMHRVVWNPVAAAVGRGGGGGGGGGGFGRGGAPLFGAFTARLTVGGRSYTQTFTVKPDPRSVDAK, from the coding sequence ATGACCACGCCCCCGGACCTTCCCGGCGTCTCCCGCCGCGACTTCGTGCTGCGCGCCGGCCAGCTCGGTGCCGCGCTCTCGCTCCTCGGGCCGCGGGTCACCCGCGCGCTCGGCTCGCACTCGGCGCCCGACGCGCCCCCGACCGCGGCGGAGCTCGCGCGGCTCTACGGCGGGCTCCGGTGGCGGATGCTCGGGCCGTTCCGCGGCGGCCGCGTCGACGCCGTGAGCGGAGTGCCGGGGCGACCGCACGAGTTCTACTTCGGGCACGTCAACGGCGGCGTCTGGAAGACCGTCGACGGCGGCCGCACGTGGGACCCCGTGTTCGACGATCAGCCCGTCCCGTCGATCGGCGCGCTCGCCGTCGCGCCGTCGGCGCCCGACGTCGTCTACGTCGGCACCGGCGAGTCCACGCTCCGCGACTCGGCCGGCTACGGCAACGGCGTCTACAAGTCGACCGACGCGGGCCGCACGTGGACGCACCTCGGCCTCGACGACACGCAGCACATCGGCAAGATCGCGATCGACCCGCGCGACCCGAACGTCGCGTTCGTCGCCGCCATCGGGCACCTCTACGCGGCGAATCCCACGCGCGGTGTCTTCCGCACGCGCGACGGCGGCCGCACGTGGGAGAAGGTGCTCTACAAGGGCCCCGACGTCGGCGCGGTGGAGGTGGTGATCGACCCCACCGACTCCCGGGTCGTCTACGCGGGGCTGTGGAATACGCGCCGCCCGCCCTGGTACACGTACGCGCCGACGAACGGCCCGGGCGGCGGCATCTTCAAGTCGACCGATGGCGGCAGCACGTGGACGCAGCTCACGAACGGGCTGCCGGCGCAGGGCATCGGCCGCACCGGCATCGCCGTGTCGCCGACGAACCCGCGCCGCGTCTACGCGGTCGTCGACTGCCTCGTGCCCGACCCGAACGCGTCGGCGCCCGCCGCGCCTAACGCGCCGGGCGCCGCGCCGCAGCCGCCGGGCCAGGGCGGATTCTTCCGCTCCGACGACGCCGGCGCGACGTGGACGAAGCTCTCCGGCGACACCGCGCTGTGGGGACGCGGCTGGTACTTCGAGAAGGTGACGGTCGACCCGAAAGATCCGGACACCGTCTACGTGCCTAACGTCGCCGTCAACCGGTCGATGGACGGTGGGCACACGTGGCAGGTGCTCCGCGGCTCGCCGGGCGGCGACGACTATCACCAGTTCTGGGTGTCGCCGGACGATCCGAACACCGCGATCGTGGCGAGCGACCAGGGCGCCGTCATCACGCGTCAGGCGCGCGCCGCCGATCCGCGCGAGGTGACGTGGACGTCGTGGCTGAACCAGCCCACCGCGCAGCTCTACCACCTGTCGGTCGACTACCGCTTCCCGTACTGGGTCACCGGCGCGCAGCAGGACAGCGGCGCGGTCGCCGTGCGGTCGCGCGGCAAGTTCGCCGAGATCTCCACGCGCGACTGGGAGCCGATCGGCGCCGGCGGCGAGAGCGGCTACACCGCCGGCGACCCGCTGCACCCCGGCATCATCTTCGGCGGCATGGGCGGTCGCTACGATCTCGCGCAGAACGTGCCGATCAACGGCACCGTGCCGCCGCGCGCCGACGAGACCATGCGCGCCGACTGGACGCAGCCGCTCGTGTTCTCGAAGGCGGACCCGCACGCGCTGTACTACGGAAGCCAGTTCGTGTTCAAGACCACCGACGGCGCGAAGTCGTGGACGCGCATCAGCCCCGATCTCACCCGTCCCGAGGGTCCGCCGCCGCCGAACCTCGACGAGACCGCGGCGAAGCACGTGGACCGCAACGGCAAGCGCGGCGTCGTGTACACCATCGCGCCGTCCCCGCTGCGCGCGCCGCTCGTCTGGGCCGGCACCGACGACGGGCGGATCCACGTCACCTCCGACGACGGTGCGACGTGGCAGGACGTGACGCCGAAGGCCGTCAGCGCGTGGAGTCGCGTGACGATGATCGACGCGTCGCACTTCGACGCCGGCACCGCGTACGCGAGCGTCGACCGTCACCAGCTGCAGGACTTCGCGCCGTACGTCTACCGCACGCGCGACGGCGGCAAGACGTGGCAGCGCATCACGAACGGCCTCCCCGCCGAGGGCTGGGTGCACACCGTGAAGGAGGACCGGGTACGTCGCGGGCTGCTGTTCTGCGGCACCGAGCGCGCGCTGTTCGTGTCGTTCGACGACGGCGAGCAGTGGCTCCCGCTGCAGCTCAACCTTCCCACGACGTCGATGCGCGACCTCGAGATCTACGAGGACGACCTGATCGTCGCGACGCACGGGCGCGGCTTCTGGGTGATCGACGACATCGCGCCGCTGCGGCAGTTCGATCCGGCGCTGCTCTCCGCCGATGCGTTCCTGTTCAAGCCGAGCGACGCGATCAACTACGTCGCGACGAGCGACAACGGCACGCCGCTGCAGAAGGACGAGCCGCAGGCCGCGAACCCGCCTAACGGCGTCGCGATCGACTACTGGCTCCGCGCAGCGGCCGCCGCTCCGGTGACGCTCGAGATCGTGGACTCCACCGGATCCGTCGTGCGCGCGTACGGCACGAACGTGCCGCCGACGCCCGGCGCGGGCGGCCGCGGGGGCGCGGGCGGCATCCCGAACACGTCGCCGCTCTGGCGGCCGGCGCCGGAGCCGTTCGCCACGTCCGCGGGCATGCATCGCGTGGTGTGGAACCCCGTCGCCGCCGCGGTGGGCCGTGGCGGTGGTGGCGGTGGGGGCGGCGGCGGCTTCGGGCGGGGCGGCGCACCGCTGTTCGGCGCGTTCACGGCGCGGCTCACGGTCGGCGGGCGCTCGTACACCCAGACGTTCACGGTGAAGCCCGACCCGCGCTCCGTCGACGCGAAGTAG
- a CDS encoding serine hydrolase, which produces MRSTEPLRQKIEAIEARSRPKALAVAMRDLGTGLTFDHHADRWFHAASTIKVGILLGVYGAIHEGRLVAQSRVHVRNRFSSAWDGSPFRVASERDANSEVHQHIGSTMRVSELALHMIATSSNLATNLLLDLVGLDTVQRCLESLHIHGVDVRRGVEDERAFEHHVNNRVTADGLAALLRAIAEERAFSPEISRQMVDVLHAQEFKSGIPARLPKAVRVAHKTGEISTVAHDAGIVYPPDCPPYVLVVLTEWEPDGTGRSATIAEVSRAIYEFLHADGGAARA; this is translated from the coding sequence GTGCGCTCCACCGAGCCGCTGCGCCAGAAGATCGAGGCGATCGAGGCGCGCTCGCGGCCGAAGGCGCTCGCCGTCGCGATGCGCGACCTCGGCACGGGGCTGACGTTCGACCACCACGCGGACCGGTGGTTCCACGCCGCGAGCACCATCAAGGTCGGCATCCTGCTCGGCGTGTACGGCGCGATCCACGAGGGGCGGCTCGTCGCGCAGTCGCGCGTACACGTGCGCAATCGCTTCAGCAGCGCGTGGGACGGGAGCCCGTTTCGCGTGGCGAGCGAGCGCGACGCGAACTCGGAGGTGCATCAGCACATCGGGTCGACGATGCGCGTGAGCGAGCTCGCGCTGCACATGATCGCGACGAGCAGCAATCTCGCGACCAACCTGCTGCTCGACCTCGTGGGGCTCGACACGGTGCAGCGCTGCCTGGAGTCGCTGCACATCCACGGCGTCGACGTGCGGCGCGGCGTGGAGGACGAGCGCGCGTTCGAGCATCACGTCAACAACCGCGTCACGGCCGACGGCCTCGCCGCGCTGCTGCGCGCGATCGCGGAGGAGCGCGCATTCTCGCCGGAGATCTCGCGGCAGATGGTGGACGTGCTGCACGCGCAGGAGTTCAAGAGCGGCATTCCGGCGCGGCTGCCGAAGGCCGTGCGCGTCGCCCACAAGACGGGAGAGATCTCGACGGTCGCGCACGACGCCGGGATCGTCTATCCGCCCGACTGTCCGCCGTACGTGCTCGTCGTGCTCACGGAGTGGGAGCCGGACGGCACGGGGCGCTCGGCGACGATCGCCGAGGTCTCGCGCGCGATCTACGAGTTCCTCCACGCCGACGGGGGGGCCGCGCGTGCCTGA
- a CDS encoding TonB-dependent receptor — MSPRRVHLAVASVAVVVLAAPAMAGAQTPGMLAGTVRDGAGSPIGGATISLPTLDRDVATDRDGSFMLRNLPASTLAVHVRALGYRSVTRRIVVHGGVPVRLDLTLAPATVQLASMVVSGTATTADRATPLDVAALAPEKLKTFATASLGRTLERIPGVSSISTGAMAGNPVLRGMSQGQIRLVRDGVGVESFAGTSRWTPPISLGSADRVEVIRGPASVLYGSSAMGGAVNILPKSLPRAERDGATVSALVETQYGSNNHERYANGELASALRSGVGLRVGVNRRTAGDMATPDATPFGVSRLPHAPVFAGRLAHTNYDQVASYGQLGTAGAWGQVQAMYDGFVGYNNFLNANGRPTGVRNQNHELRMRGTLVRGPWVLKPNVTYQSLRIQRAATAALRYEDARATDGWDQDLGKQVYTSRVELEHAPLRAFTGKLGIEYQYQLGTTRRSAIEPSSDVRDAAAFVLEEYRRGRFTLSGGARYDQRDQRADLGSLVGELPADQRAAALHRTFDVATGSFGLGVRLSEALTWTSSVGSGFRAPSIQDLYTDENRPAFGWLEGNPMLRPERSLSTETALRFDAPRVSGSVAAYRNRVRDYVFMLNTGRTRQVATQTRSVFALSQTDATLRGVEIAAESEVATHLFVEGSYSAIRTRNETTGEQLPLMPADNLRGSVRWAPTRLGRLQAPYVRLGTRYVRHKRVAGRTEPFSDADFAPTGPGLGSTPSYETFDAGLGGRLTLRAQPLDVSVEAQNLTDLPYRDFLDTQKGFTLGMGRNVSVRVAAPFALLR, encoded by the coding sequence ATGTCCCCTCGCCGCGTCCATCTCGCCGTCGCGTCCGTCGCCGTCGTCGTCCTCGCGGCTCCCGCCATGGCAGGCGCCCAGACGCCCGGCATGCTCGCCGGCACCGTGCGCGATGGCGCGGGGTCGCCCATCGGCGGCGCGACGATCTCGCTCCCCACGCTCGACCGCGACGTCGCGACCGATCGCGACGGCAGCTTCATGCTCCGCAACCTGCCGGCGTCGACGCTCGCCGTGCACGTGCGCGCGCTCGGCTACCGCTCGGTGACGCGGCGGATCGTCGTGCACGGCGGCGTGCCGGTGCGGCTCGACCTCACGCTCGCGCCGGCGACCGTGCAGCTGGCGTCGATGGTCGTCTCCGGCACGGCGACCACCGCCGATCGCGCCACGCCGCTCGACGTCGCCGCGCTCGCGCCGGAGAAGCTGAAGACGTTCGCCACGGCGTCGTTAGGCCGAACGCTGGAGCGCATCCCCGGCGTGTCGAGCATCTCCACGGGCGCGATGGCCGGGAACCCCGTGCTGCGCGGTATGTCGCAGGGACAGATCCGCCTCGTGCGCGACGGCGTCGGCGTCGAGTCGTTCGCGGGCACGAGTCGGTGGACGCCGCCCATCTCGCTCGGATCCGCCGACCGCGTCGAGGTCATCCGCGGGCCGGCGAGCGTGCTGTATGGCTCGAGCGCGATGGGCGGCGCCGTGAACATCCTCCCGAAGTCGCTGCCGCGCGCCGAGCGTGATGGCGCGACGGTGAGCGCGCTCGTCGAGACGCAGTACGGCTCGAACAACCACGAGCGCTACGCGAACGGCGAGCTCGCGAGCGCGCTGCGCAGCGGCGTGGGTCTGCGCGTCGGTGTCAACCGCCGTACCGCCGGCGACATGGCCACGCCCGATGCGACGCCGTTCGGCGTGAGCCGCCTGCCGCACGCGCCGGTGTTCGCTGGGCGCCTCGCCCACACGAACTACGACCAGGTCGCGTCCTACGGGCAGCTCGGCACCGCCGGCGCGTGGGGACAGGTGCAGGCGATGTACGACGGCTTCGTCGGCTACAACAACTTCCTGAACGCGAACGGCCGGCCGACCGGCGTGCGGAACCAGAACCACGAGCTGCGGATGCGGGGCACGCTCGTGCGCGGTCCATGGGTGCTGAAGCCGAACGTCACCTACCAGAGCTTACGCATTCAGCGCGCGGCCACCGCCGCGCTGCGCTACGAGGACGCGCGCGCGACCGACGGCTGGGACCAGGACCTCGGCAAGCAGGTCTACACGTCGCGCGTGGAGCTGGAGCACGCGCCGCTGCGCGCGTTCACCGGGAAGCTCGGCATCGAGTACCAGTATCAGCTCGGCACGACGCGCCGTTCTGCCATCGAGCCATCGTCCGACGTTCGCGACGCCGCGGCGTTCGTGCTCGAGGAGTACCGGCGCGGCCGGTTCACGCTCTCCGGCGGCGCGCGGTACGACCAGCGCGACCAGCGCGCCGACCTCGGCTCGCTCGTCGGCGAGCTCCCGGCGGATCAACGGGCGGCGGCGCTGCATCGCACGTTCGACGTCGCCACGGGCTCGTTCGGCCTCGGCGTGCGGCTCTCCGAGGCGCTCACGTGGACGAGCAGCGTCGGCAGCGGGTTCCGCGCGCCGTCGATCCAGGATCTCTACACCGACGAGAACCGCCCGGCGTTCGGCTGGCTGGAGGGGAACCCGATGCTGCGCCCGGAGCGCTCGCTCAGCACCGAGACGGCGCTGCGCTTCGACGCGCCGCGCGTGAGCGGCAGCGTTGCCGCGTACCGCAACCGCGTGCGCGATTACGTCTTCATGCTGAACACCGGACGCACGCGGCAGGTCGCCACGCAGACGCGCTCCGTGTTCGCGCTGTCGCAGACCGACGCCACGCTCCGCGGCGTGGAGATCGCCGCCGAGTCCGAGGTCGCGACGCATCTGTTCGTGGAGGGGAGCTACTCCGCTATCCGCACGCGCAACGAGACCACCGGCGAGCAGCTGCCGCTCATGCCCGCCGACAACCTGCGCGGCTCGGTGCGCTGGGCTCCGACGCGCCTCGGCCGGCTGCAGGCGCCGTACGTGAGGCTCGGCACCCGGTACGTGCGCCACAAGCGGGTCGCGGGCAGGACCGAGCCCTTCTCCGACGCCGACTTCGCGCCGACTGGCCCGGGGCTCGGCTCGACGCCGTCGTACGAGACGTTCGACGCCGGGCTGGGCGGCCGGCTCACGCTGCGCGCGCAGCCGCTCGATGTCTCCGTCGAGGCGCAGAACCTCACCGACCTTCCGTATCGCGACTTCCTCGACACGCAGAAGGGGTTCACGCTCGGCATGGGCCGCAACGTGAGCGTGCGCGTCGCGGCCCCGTTCGCGCTGCTCCGTTAG
- a CDS encoding sigma-54 interaction domain-containing protein, with translation MPEPDRTSTILTAAWREAARHEPLAVTLPRIAELLASTVRAEQLVVRHLDRDRGRLTTVAAAALRPAAAPWPLVTSELSPDDLVTLGAWARQPTPAVLDGTADRRARLLGPVGDAAECLAAPLGDGDGPTGVFALASRARGRFDDAAAALAAAMAAPLGTALAGDLRLQEFARLREALEADRAALLQRLDRVAVVDSIVGADSGLRHVIARVDQVAPTDAPVLLFGETGSGKEVVARAIHQRSRRASGPIVRVNCGALPAGLLDSELFGHERGSFTGAVSARKGWFERADGGTLFLDEVAELPLDAQVRLLRILQDGTFERVGGQRSLNVDVRIVAATHRDLADMVRRGSFREDLWYRISVFPIDIPPLRARPQDVAALASHFAARAGVRLGGAPLALAPEDVALLARYDWPGNVRELAAVVERAAILGDGRRLRIDLALGRADGTGTRERGAALPVPEDIAPLDEAIRRHVVSALRATGGRIEGKDGAAMLLGINPHTLRARMRKLGIDWSRFRDASTYHGERP, from the coding sequence ATGCCCGAGCCCGACCGAACCTCCACGATCCTCACCGCGGCGTGGCGCGAGGCCGCGCGGCACGAGCCGCTCGCCGTCACGCTCCCGCGCATCGCCGAGCTGCTCGCGTCGACCGTGAGGGCCGAGCAGCTCGTCGTCCGCCATCTCGATCGCGACCGCGGACGCCTCACGACCGTCGCCGCGGCCGCGCTGCGCCCTGCCGCCGCGCCGTGGCCGCTGGTCACGAGCGAGCTGTCGCCGGACGATCTCGTGACGCTCGGCGCGTGGGCGCGGCAGCCGACGCCCGCGGTGCTCGACGGAACGGCGGATCGTCGTGCGCGGCTGCTGGGTCCCGTCGGCGACGCGGCCGAGTGCCTCGCCGCCCCGTTGGGCGACGGCGACGGGCCGACCGGTGTGTTCGCGCTCGCGTCGCGCGCCCGCGGCCGGTTCGACGACGCCGCCGCGGCGCTCGCCGCCGCGATGGCGGCACCGTTAGGCACCGCGCTCGCCGGCGACCTGCGGCTGCAGGAGTTCGCGCGCCTGCGCGAGGCGCTCGAGGCCGACCGCGCGGCGCTGCTGCAGCGGCTCGACCGCGTCGCCGTCGTCGACAGCATCGTCGGCGCCGACTCGGGGCTGCGGCACGTCATCGCGCGCGTCGACCAGGTGGCGCCGACCGATGCGCCGGTGCTGCTGTTCGGCGAGACCGGGTCGGGCAAGGAAGTGGTCGCGCGCGCGATCCACCAGCGCTCGCGCCGCGCGAGCGGACCGATCGTGCGCGTGAACTGCGGCGCGCTGCCGGCGGGGCTGCTCGACTCGGAGCTGTTCGGCCACGAGCGCGGCTCGTTCACCGGCGCGGTGAGCGCGCGCAAGGGGTGGTTCGAGCGCGCCGACGGCGGCACGCTGTTCCTCGACGAGGTGGCCGAGCTGCCGCTCGATGCGCAGGTGCGGCTGCTGCGCATCCTGCAGGACGGCACGTTCGAGCGGGTCGGCGGCCAGCGCTCGCTGAACGTCGACGTGCGCATCGTCGCCGCGACGCACCGCGACCTCGCCGACATGGTCCGCCGCGGCTCGTTCCGCGAGGATCTCTGGTACCGCATCAGCGTCTTCCCGATCGACATCCCCCCGCTGCGCGCGCGCCCGCAGGACGTCGCGGCGCTCGCGTCGCACTTCGCGGCCCGCGCCGGCGTGCGACTCGGCGGAGCGCCGCTCGCGCTCGCGCCGGAGGACGTCGCGCTGCTCGCCCGCTACGACTGGCCGGGGAACGTGCGCGAGCTCGCGGCGGTCGTCGAGCGGGCCGCGATCCTCGGCGACGGCCGTCGTCTGCGCATCGATCTCGCGCTCGGCCGCGCGGACGGCACGGGCACGCGCGAGCGCGGGGCCGCCCTGCCGGTGCCTGAGGACATCGCGCCGCTCGACGAGGCGATCCGCCGCCACGTCGTCTCGGCGCTGCGCGCGACGGGCGGCCGCATCGAGGGGAAGGACGGTGCGGCGATGCTGCTCGGCATCAACCCGCATACGCTCCGCGCGCGGATGCGAAAGCTCGGCATCGACTGGTCGCGGTTCCGTGACGCCAGCACATATCACGGGGAGCGCCCGTGA